In Trichoplusia ni isolate ovarian cell line Hi5 chromosome 13, tn1, whole genome shotgun sequence, the genomic window CTGTCTCAATATCTTCTAAACTGTTTTTTGAACTTTTCGTAATGATAATCATCTGTAGCCCTTTCGCCTTTAGcctttttcactattttatcAACACTATCTTCTATTGCATTGTTTTCAGTCTTGATAACTTCAGGTTTTTCTGCTTTTCTTTTCTTGGCTGTATCACTATCCATGTTAAAGCGGTTATGTTGCACAAAATTAACAGCCATGTTAGTTGGAACAAATTGGGAAGGACAATCTTTTTTGTTATGTCTTTCCCACAAGAGTTTCATTTTGGCCTCTTCAGttgcttcaatatttttaattttagcatcAATACCTAAATCTACTTCAGGAATTCCACTCAGCATTTGATTGGACAACATCTCCTCAGATCTGTGTGTTGATGAAACTCGTAGGTGTTCCGGCAGAGATAGTAATGCGGCTTCTTCtggtgataaatattttaaagaatcatTGTGTTCAGATTCTTTCACATCTTGGTGATGACCCTCTGTAAGAAATAAAGgaacatataataaaactttagtaTAGACATTTACAttgcacaaaaatatttaaactaaatgttGCTCAGGTTAGATTTTAAAGTTCACTGCTCAGTACCAACAAATGCTTGCTTAACGAATTGACCAAACATACTAATTTAAAGTACAACATAAAATGGGTAAAAGGCTCAAACTTGTACCCAAAAAACATATTGTATATACTTATAGATGTTTGTTTATCTTCCACACAAAAACCACAGGACAGATTCAGACAGAAACCTGGTATAACCTGAATTATTACCGGATTCATTACAGTTTAATCGCGAAAGAATGCAAAAATTGCAACCAAAGCAACTGCAACTGCCAGAATGCTGTTGTTATGGAGATTGcattttgaaatgaatatgAACAGATATTTTCGC contains:
- the LOC113499926 gene encoding telomere length and silencing protein 1 homolog gives rise to the protein MEDLADENSEQQIEVKFKPKKRKNIRQRIKQDDDSEDEQYILSKLEETKVLQKLRERPNGVSVVALATGQKTTLEEEITCKDPFKVKSGGMVNMQALKSGKVKQVDDAYDTGIGTQFSAETNKRDEDEEMMKYIEEQLAKRKEGHHQDVKESEHNDSLKYLSPEEAALLSLPEHLRVSSTHRSEEMLSNQMLSGIPEVDLGIDAKIKNIEATEEAKMKLLWERHNKKDCPSQFVPTNMAVNFVQHNRFNMDSDTAKKRKAEKPEVIKTENNAIEDSVDKIVKKAKGERATDDYHYEKFKKQFRRY